GCAATTTATATAAAGCAAATAGCTCGTAATTTTAATTTCCAGCGCAAATTATATGTCTTCAGAAGAAAAAACGGGAAAAGACGAAGTTTTTAAAGACGAAATCAACAAAGTTTCGGATTTTAAATTTAGCGCCAAAGTGGCCGGCGTATTCGACGATATGGTAAACCGGTCGGTACCTTTTTACGGCGAAATGCAACGCATGACCGCCGAACTAGCCGCCGATTTTGTGCAACCGGGTACCAACGTGTACGACCTGGGCTGCTCTACGGGCACCACCATGTTGGGCATGAACACCCTGATACCACCCGACATTAAATTTATTGGCGTTGACGATGCCGTAGAAATGTTGGAAAAATGCGATTCTAAATTAAAAGAAGCCGGTTTCGAAAGACCTTACGATTTGCAGGTAGCCGATTTAAACGTAAACGTCGATATTCAGAATGCCTCGGTGGTAGTGCTTTGCTTAACCCTGCAATTTGTGCGGCCTATTTTCCGCGAGAAATTAGTAAAAACTATTCTGAATGGCTTAGTGCCCGGTGGCGCTTTAATTCTGGTGGAGAAAATTCTGGCCGAAGACAGCGTATTTAATCGGGAGTTTATTAAATACTATTACAACCACAAACGGCGCAACCAATACAGCGAGTTAGAAATATCGCAAAAACGCGAAGCATTGGAAAATGTGTTGATTCCTTATAAATTATCCGAAAACATTCACATGCTGCGCGATGCGGGCTTTGCGCACTGCGAGGTATTTTTTAAATGGTATAATTTTTCGGGCCTGATTGCGGTAAAAAAATAAACTGGTTAGATAGTAAGGTGGTAAGTTTTAGGTTATAAGTGGTAAGTATATTAATGCGTGTATGCAGCTAATCTCTTTCTATACTTAACGAACTTGCATTTTGCAGCATAGCCGAAGACTTAAATTACTATTGCAAATATTAGCCGTTTTTACCAACCTAAAACGTAATACTTAAAACATACAACCTCCTACATCCTTCTAATGGTAACCATAGGTAATTTCTTTTTTAAATACCGCAATTTATTATTTATCTTTTTGTATCTGGCCTTGTTTATTCCCTCGCCGGATATTTTTACACCCCAAATGTTCGGGGATAATTATTACTGGTGGCCGATTATTCTGGGATTAACTATAACCATTGCGGGCCAGGTCATCCGGGGCGCTACTATTGGTTTAGCATATATTATCCGGGGCGGGAAAGACAAAAAAGTATACGCCGAAGAATTGGTTACGCAAGGTATTTTTAATCATTGCCGCAACCCGTTGTACGTGGGTAATATTCTCATGCTCTTGGGAGTAGGTATTTTATCAAACTCGCTTATTTACGTGGGTATCCTGATTCCGCTGTTTTTATTTATTTACCAGGCTATTGTGCTGGCCGAAGAAAATTTTTTACGGAACAAATTCGGTACGCAATTCGATGCTTATTGTAGCCGGGTAAACCGCTGGATTCCGAATCTAAAAGGAATAAGTAAAACTTTTGAAGGCATGTACTTTAACGCTAACCGCTGGATTTTAAAAGAATACAATACCCAATTTGTGTGGCTGGTAGGTATTACATTAATCTTACTTTTTAATTACCCGCAGCTTACCAATTTTAACGAAGAAACCCGCAATAGTATATTGTACATTATTCTGCCGGTATTATTAGTGGTTTACCTTTTTGTTAAATATTTAAAAAAAACCGGTAAAATGGTAGCCTAGTCTCACCGTGTTTACGCTATAATCTTTTTTTTTAAAATTTAGCTGCTAGCCTACTTTCCCAGGCAACAGCCCGGTAAAAGCCGAAACAAAATGCCAAAGGCAGAAATTGTTTCGGCTTTTTTGTGTATTACCGGTAATGCTTTTGTGCGTGCTTCATGGTTACTTTATGCCTGGCTCTGCTATTTCCCCAACAACCTTTCAGTTAGCTCTCATCTTAATTTTTAAATAAGCCTGATTTTGCTTTTAAGTAAAGGAGCAAAATTAATTTTATCTAATTGCTGTCGGAGTTTCAGTGTAATATTATTTTAAAACAACCACTTATTCTTACAAAAGTCTAGCATCTAATATCTTGATACTTGTGTCGCTTTACTTACCTTTCAAGAATTGTATAGCAGTATACTAATTTTTAAATTCCGTATTTTCCCCTATTGTATTTCCGTAGATAACCCACCTTCCCCAATTTTATATCAGCGTATACCCACCTATTTAATTTTATTTTCTTCGGTAATCGTAGCGGGAATTTAAAACAACACCGGGTGATTTTATAACGAATGAAAAGATTTGGGCAGTTTATTGGTATCGTACTTATTTTGGTTGTTGTGGCCAGTTTAGGAATCTATGCCTTTACGCCTCAAGAGAAACTACTGCGTTACGTTGCCCCCCAAATAAAAGTGGTTCGCATCAGCAACCTGCAAATAAAAAAAGAGCAAGCCACCATGCAGTTGCATTTACAAGCTACTTCGCCTTGGTTGCCGGTTTATATCAGTAAGCTGCAATATTATTTTAAAATTTTCGACCAAAGTGTGGCCCGAGGTAGTCAGTCTTTTACCAACGCGCAGAACGGCAAAGTGCAACCTATCAACTTATCTATCCGGGCTAACTATCCTCAGATATTACCATTGCTCCAGCGCCAATTAGCCGATAGTACCCCGGTAAATGCCAGCTTTAATTTAACCTGCCGCGTACCCTTAGCCGGTATCCAAACTATTGCAACCCAGGCAACACTGCCTATTGAAATTCCGATAATAATAGTGCCCGAAATAACTAGCCTGGCCACCGAAGAAATAGGTTTTCAGCACATGCAGGTAGTACTTACCCTACAAGTAAGTAACCCTAATAAATATGACTATTACCTGCGCAACTTGTCCGTGAGCGCCCAGTTTCCGGGGTATAAAGCGGTGGCAGATAACATACCGGCTAATTACCTAATCAAAACCAATCAGGTAACCCCGATCAAAATTACATCGGCTAAAGCCATTGAAAAATTAGATAAAAATAACCTATTCCGGGCCAATAATACCTTAGCGTATCAGCTAAATACCACCCTGATTCTGGAACCCGTAGGTGTACCCATTGATAAAATAAATTTTCAAGCAACGCGATCTGGTTCGGTTACGGTACCGCCCGGAATTTAAAAATTTTACCTGAATAATTTTCTCACTACTAAACCCAGTTAACTATGTTTTACCACGATAAACGATTGCAGTACAAAGTAAAAGTAGACAAACCAAATCCGGCATTTGCCCGCATGTTACAACAAGCTATTGGCGGCATCGAAGGCGAAATCCGGGTGTGTTTGCAGTATTTGTTTCAAGCCTGGGGCACCCGCGGACCGGTAAAATACCGCGATATGTTGCTGGAAACCGGCACCGAAGAAATTGGCCACATTGAAATGCTCGCCACGGCCGTAGCCCTGAATTTAGAAGGGGCGCCCATGAGTTTAAAAGACGAGATGGCCAAAGACAGCATGATTGGAGCGATATTAGGCGGTATGGACCCGCGCCACATTTTATCGAGTGGTTTAGCGGCTTTAGCAACCGATGCTAACGGCGTACCATTTAATGGTTCGTGGGTTGTAGGTTCGGGTAATATTGCCGCCAATATGCTAGCCAACGTAAATGCCGAAGCCAGTGGCCGGGTATTGGCTACCCGCCTCTGGGAAATGACTGATGACCTAGGCATGAAAGACATGCTTTCGTTTTTAATTGCCCGCGACACCATGCACCAAAACCAATGGATGGCCGTGATTGAAGAATTAGGCGGACTAAATGGGGCATTCCCGGTACCTAACAGCTTTCCGCAAAGCTCCGAAAACCAGGATTTCAACTATACTTTTGTTTCTACCAACATTGCCGACGGCACTACGCCCGAAGGCCGCTGGACATCCGGACCTTCTATTGATGGTAAAGGTCAGTTTACTGTTCAACCCATCCAGCCGCTGGGCGATGAGCCGCAATTAGCACCACCTGACCCGCGTGGCCACGCTCAAACCGAAGAGATGATGGGGCCCTTGGGCACTGTAATGGGCAAAATAAAAGATGCGATTGATTAGTTTCTTCCAGGCTGATTAGCCCAGCTACTGCTGCTCGGGTATGCAGTACACAAAAACTGATTTTTTTAAAATTTTCATAAACCCGAACTTTCGAAAACACCTTCTGCAGAACTGCAGAAGGTGTTTTTATTTTATAATATTTAATAATTAAATAGCCGTTTTATAAAATTATAAACTTGGCTAAAATTTAAAAAATACCTAAAGCAAGAAGCATTTAGTAACTCCTCCGTTCAGGAACTTTACTAAACTTTTATGCTAGCTTCACCAAAAAAGCACCTTTCTTTAAATTTTTGCGTAGAAAGCTTGAATTAATCCAGCTAATTTAAACAGTTAAACCTATTTCACCTCTAAGTAAAACTCCGCGTCGGCTTTTAAAAGCCCTACTATGGGTAATCAGTGTGCCATTGGTACTGGTTATTCTGTTGGTTATTGCCCTTCAAATTCCGGGTGTGCAACGGTTTGCCGCCCAAAAGGGCGCTAGTTATCTGGCTAAAACGCTAAACACCAAAGTTACCATCGGCGGCTTTACCACCGATTGGCGTAATAGCCTGGTTTTAAAAGAATTTTACCTCGAAGATCAAAAACGCGACACCCTGGTGTACGCCGGCCGTTTAGGCGTGGACATTAACATCTTCGGCTTGCTAAAAAACCAAATTAATGTGAGTTCGGTAAAGCTCGATGATGCCACCGTGCACATTAGTTCTACCATGCCGGATAGCGTAAACAACTACGACTTTATTATTGCGGCTTTTGCTGGCGACACTACCGCGGCTCCGGTGGATACCACGGCCAGTAAGCCTTTCGATTATAAAATAGGCACCATTCAGCTAAAGAATATTTTCTTTACCATGGCCGATCAGGTGGGAGGTAATGATATTCGCACCCGCATTGGTTTTGTGTCGGCTAATATGGATGAATTTAATCCGGAAAAATCGTTGTACCACATCGGGGAAGTTACGCTTCAAAACAGTTACGCTAACATTACCCAAAGCAAAGTAGTACCCGATACTACCACCACCGACTCTACCACTTTAGATCTGGGCCTGCGCCGGGTTAACCTGGAAAACATAAAAGTTAATTTTAACAACAAGGTAGCCGCGCAACGCATTATTCTGGATGTTAAAAAATCTGAACTGGGTGCGAATAAAATCGATTTAAAAAATGCCCGGATCGACCTGAAAAACTTTGATTTAAACAATGCCTATTTTGCTTATTTCCAGGATAAAAACACGTCCCCGGATTCTTTAGCCATTAATCCGGCCGAAACCGCCGCTAAAATTGATAGCGCCGCCGAAGCTCAAGCTGGCGAACCGGTTAACTGGGTAGTAACACTCGGCGATTTAAACGTGGGCAATTTAAACGTGGACTTTGGTAACTATAACACCCCGGAACAAAAAACCGGCATGGACTTTAACCACCTGTCCTTTAAAAACATTAACCTGGATTTAAACGACCTGTATTATAGCACTGACCGCATTACCGCCGATTTAAACCAGTTAACCTTACAAGAAAAAAGCGGTTTCCGGATAAATAATTTTGCCGCCAACATTAACGTAGATTCTACCCGCGCGGCTTTAACCAACCTGGATTTACAAACCAACGAAAGCCACTTGCGGCCAAGTTTTGCCTTGGGTTACCCTTCGTTAGCCACCATTGGCGAAGATATTAACCAGTTACGGCTTGACGCCGACTTAGAAAACTCGAAAATCGGCTTACAAGATATTTTATACTTTGTTCCTACCCTCGCGGAAAATCCATCTTTCCGGAAAATTACCAATCGTTTTATTACCCTGGATGGTCGCTTGTTTGGCCGCATGGATAATTTAAACGCCGAAAGCTTGCGCTTGCGCGGTTTAACCGGCACCTCCATAAACCTGACCGGTAATTTAAAGCAAATGTTGGATTTCGTGGACAAAGGCGCTTTGGACCTGCACGTGAACGAATTTACCACTACCCGCACCGATATTTTGGCTTTAGTACCGGCCGGTACCATCCCCAACACCATTTCGCTCCCAACGCGCATTTCGTTGGCGGGTGGCGTACGGGGAACCATGAAAAATTTAATGCTGAATAATTTCCGGGCCAATGCTACGGGCGGTACTGCTCTGGCTTTAAGTGGCTCCATTCTAAATGCCACCGACCCCGACCGGCTGCGTATGAATTTACACATTCAAAATTTTGCCACCACCCGCAGTGCTTTAATGGCTTTATTACCCAAGGGCACTATTCCTACGTCTATTCAAATTCCCCAAAATTTAAAATTAGCCGGCAGTTTTAACGGTTCCCTGGAAAACTTTATTACCAACGCCAACATTACCACTTCTTTTGGCAATGGCCGGGTAGAAGCGCAGTTGCAACCTGGCGAGCGGTTTAATGCTACGGCTCGTTTAATCCGGTTTAACGTGGGTCGCTTATTAAAACAAGAGCCTACTTTGGGTACAGTATCGGCTACGGCCACAGCTACAGGTAGCGGGTTTAGCCCCGATAAGATGCAAGCTGATTTTACGGCCACCGTGCAGGAAGCATTTTATAATAAGTACCGCTACGCCAACGTAAACCTGAAAGGCAACATCGACCGCAACGTGTACGCCGTAACTGGTAACATGCAGGATTCTAACCTTTCGTTTAACCTGGATGGTAATTTTAATTTGCGCAACGAGAAAGTACCGGTATACCGGGCCAACTTAAACATTGCCAACGCCAACTTAAAAGCCTTACACTTTTACCCTACCGATTTTCAACTACGGGGCATCATCAGCGCCGATTTAAGCGGTGCCTCGCCCGACGAAATGAAAGGTACTTTGGGCATTAGCGATTTATTGATGCGCCAGAACAAACGTAATTACCCCATCGATACTTTACAATTACAGTTAAATAATGCCATTGGCCGAACCGACATCCGTTTGCAGTCTAATATTTTGTCGGGCTTTTTCCGGGGCAATAACAGCGTATCGGATTTACCGGTGGCCTTACAGAAATTTATTGACGGCTATTTTGATATTCAGGAAGCGCCTTTTGCCTCAACGGTGAACCTGCAGGATTTTGAGTTTGCTTTTAAGTTGCAGCGCTCCCGCGTGATCCGGGCTTTTGTACCCGATTTAAAACGCCTGCGCCCCAGTACTTTTAACGGTTCGTACAGCAGCGCCAACCAAAATTTGCGTGTAAACGCCAATGTTCCCGGCATGAAATACATGACCTATAACATCGACACGGCCCGGGTAAACATTAACAGCGACCGCAACAAAATTGCCTTAGCCCTAAATGTAATGGAGCTAGCCGACTCTTCCATGCAGGTCCGGAACATTGCCGTAACCACCGATTTGCAAAATAATACTTTGCGTACCCGCGCTCAGGTGTTAAACAACAACAGCCAGCCTCGCTTTGGTTTGGGCGGCTTGCTCAGCACCATTACCAAAGGTTACCGCTTTAGCTTTGCCTCCAATGAGTTAATTATTAACGGCGAACAATGGACCGTTACTCCGGATAACTACATCCAATACCAAGACAATAACATTTTTGCCCGCAATGTCCGGCTTTCTCACGATAATAGTTCGTTGGCTATAAATAGCCAGGGTACTAACCCGGTAAATGCGCCTTTAGAAGTAAACTTCGCCAATTTTGATTTGGGTTACATTTCCCGTTCTATCCAGAAAAACCCGGATACGTTAATGATT
The sequence above is a segment of the Adhaeribacter swui genome. Coding sequences within it:
- the cmoA gene encoding carboxy-S-adenosyl-L-methionine synthase CmoA, with product MSSEEKTGKDEVFKDEINKVSDFKFSAKVAGVFDDMVNRSVPFYGEMQRMTAELAADFVQPGTNVYDLGCSTGTTMLGMNTLIPPDIKFIGVDDAVEMLEKCDSKLKEAGFERPYDLQVADLNVNVDIQNASVVVLCLTLQFVRPIFREKLVKTILNGLVPGGALILVEKILAEDSVFNREFIKYYYNHKRRNQYSELEISQKREALENVLIPYKLSENIHMLRDAGFAHCEVFFKWYNFSGLIAVKK
- a CDS encoding methyltransferase family protein, with the translated sequence MVTIGNFFFKYRNLLFIFLYLALFIPSPDIFTPQMFGDNYYWWPIILGLTITIAGQVIRGATIGLAYIIRGGKDKKVYAEELVTQGIFNHCRNPLYVGNILMLLGVGILSNSLIYVGILIPLFLFIYQAIVLAEENFLRNKFGTQFDAYCSRVNRWIPNLKGISKTFEGMYFNANRWILKEYNTQFVWLVGITLILLFNYPQLTNFNEETRNSILYIILPVLLVVYLFVKYLKKTGKMVA
- a CDS encoding manganese catalase family protein, encoding MFYHDKRLQYKVKVDKPNPAFARMLQQAIGGIEGEIRVCLQYLFQAWGTRGPVKYRDMLLETGTEEIGHIEMLATAVALNLEGAPMSLKDEMAKDSMIGAILGGMDPRHILSSGLAALATDANGVPFNGSWVVGSGNIAANMLANVNAEASGRVLATRLWEMTDDLGMKDMLSFLIARDTMHQNQWMAVIEELGGLNGAFPVPNSFPQSSENQDFNYTFVSTNIADGTTPEGRWTSGPSIDGKGQFTVQPIQPLGDEPQLAPPDPRGHAQTEEMMGPLGTVMGKIKDAID
- a CDS encoding translocation/assembly module TamB domain-containing protein codes for the protein MPLVLVILLVIALQIPGVQRFAAQKGASYLAKTLNTKVTIGGFTTDWRNSLVLKEFYLEDQKRDTLVYAGRLGVDINIFGLLKNQINVSSVKLDDATVHISSTMPDSVNNYDFIIAAFAGDTTAAPVDTTASKPFDYKIGTIQLKNIFFTMADQVGGNDIRTRIGFVSANMDEFNPEKSLYHIGEVTLQNSYANITQSKVVPDTTTTDSTTLDLGLRRVNLENIKVNFNNKVAAQRIILDVKKSELGANKIDLKNARIDLKNFDLNNAYFAYFQDKNTSPDSLAINPAETAAKIDSAAEAQAGEPVNWVVTLGDLNVGNLNVDFGNYNTPEQKTGMDFNHLSFKNINLDLNDLYYSTDRITADLNQLTLQEKSGFRINNFAANINVDSTRAALTNLDLQTNESHLRPSFALGYPSLATIGEDINQLRLDADLENSKIGLQDILYFVPTLAENPSFRKITNRFITLDGRLFGRMDNLNAESLRLRGLTGTSINLTGNLKQMLDFVDKGALDLHVNEFTTTRTDILALVPAGTIPNTISLPTRISLAGGVRGTMKNLMLNNFRANATGGTALALSGSILNATDPDRLRMNLHIQNFATTRSALMALLPKGTIPTSIQIPQNLKLAGSFNGSLENFITNANITTSFGNGRVEAQLQPGERFNATARLIRFNVGRLLKQEPTLGTVSATATATGSGFSPDKMQADFTATVQEAFYNKYRYANVNLKGNIDRNVYAVTGNMQDSNLSFNLDGNFNLRNEKVPVYRANLNIANANLKALHFYPTDFQLRGIISADLSGASPDEMKGTLGISDLLMRQNKRNYPIDTLQLQLNNAIGRTDIRLQSNILSGFFRGNNSVSDLPVALQKFIDGYFDIQEAPFASTVNLQDFEFAFKLQRSRVIRAFVPDLKRLRPSTFNGSYSSANQNLRVNANVPGMKYMTYNIDTARVNINSDRNKIALALNVMELADSSMQVRNIAVTTDLQNNTLRTRAQVLNNNSQPRFGLGGLLSTITKGYRFSFASNELIINGEQWTVTPDNYIQYQDNNIFARNVRLSHDNSSLAINSQGTNPVNAPLEVNFANFDLGYISRSIQKNPDTLMIAGVLNGNVVLRDVMKALRFTSDISVANLAYMATPIGNIAVQASNPEPTRYNVNANLTGNGNNASVTGYYLAQDTTNALNLTATIGSINMAMVEGFSGGMLKRVSGNIGGNFTINGSTSKPIIRGAATFTNAAFTVAMFNSAYRLVNETISLNDQGINFNNFTILDSLNNKAVISGTVFTPDYAYYRFDLTATTDDFLAINSSGKDNDLYYGKLILDSRTRIQGDIVTPIINSDVTVVNGSRLTLVLPNEATEQSQEGIVQFVDMRRRRNQLVEAEEDTIQNTAMSGFELTATINLTDETLFTVIVDPVTGDFLDVRGNTRLNFGMDPGGSMDLTGTYTVKEGKYRLSFLNITRELEFAEGGTITWLGDPLEANADLRAIYRVEAPVRELIASQTSGNTSETLRQKVPFMVYVNVKNALLKPDITFDIDIPEEDRASSPAATAAYPAIQQLRQEPSEMNKQVFALLVLNRFLAPDPLQSSGGGGLEGTIRNSLSDVLNDQLDNLTDRYAGGLGLELGLNTYEDYSTGSAQNRTDLNVAVRRQFLNDRLQFRVGTNVGLEGGGSPSSERNGGSGFAGNFSVEYLVLPDGRLRVRGFRQDAFETLTDAQVIETGAAVVFQRDYNSFAELFRRISKAQKRAKQQQAPDVSAQN